One region of Rhizobium sp. WYJ-E13 genomic DNA includes:
- a CDS encoding MDR family oxidoreductase: MSDTFQAMVIDMADGKPQAGFSQLSLSDLPDHDVLVEVHYSTVNYKDGLALTGKGRIARRTPMVGGIDLAGIVVESRSDKWAPGDKVIVNGWGLSETEWGGYSRFQRLKAEWLIALPETFSLSQAMAIGTAGYTAALCVNALEDWGTIAKDDREILVTGAAGGVGSVAISLLADKGYKVTASTGRPETRDYLGSLGASAFVDRASLSEKGGPLQKERWAGVVDSVGSTTLANALSQTVYGGAVAACGLAAGADLPATVLPHILRGVALLGIDSVMAPMPKRIRAWQTLAQHLKTERIGTLARIEPFSELTSLAQDIVEGKIRGRVVVKIAP, from the coding sequence ATGTCCGATACATTCCAGGCAATGGTCATCGACATGGCCGATGGCAAGCCGCAGGCCGGCTTCAGCCAGCTTTCACTGTCCGATCTGCCGGATCATGATGTTCTCGTCGAGGTTCATTATTCGACCGTCAATTACAAGGATGGTCTGGCCCTAACCGGCAAAGGACGGATAGCCCGGCGTACTCCCATGGTCGGAGGTATCGACCTTGCCGGAATCGTGGTTGAATCCCGATCGGACAAATGGGCGCCCGGCGACAAGGTCATTGTCAACGGCTGGGGTCTGTCTGAAACGGAATGGGGAGGATATTCGCGATTTCAGCGCCTGAAAGCGGAATGGTTGATCGCGTTGCCCGAAACCTTCAGCCTTTCGCAGGCAATGGCAATTGGAACTGCCGGCTACACGGCGGCGCTTTGTGTCAATGCACTTGAGGATTGGGGCACGATCGCCAAGGATGATCGCGAAATTCTCGTGACCGGTGCCGCGGGCGGTGTCGGCTCGGTCGCGATCAGCCTGCTTGCGGACAAGGGTTACAAAGTAACCGCATCGACCGGCCGCCCGGAAACGCGGGACTATCTCGGATCGCTCGGCGCGAGCGCTTTCGTTGACCGGGCATCGCTTTCAGAAAAGGGCGGCCCTCTACAAAAGGAGCGCTGGGCCGGCGTGGTTGATTCCGTTGGCTCGACGACGCTCGCAAACGCACTTTCACAGACCGTCTACGGCGGGGCGGTTGCTGCCTGCGGCCTTGCGGCAGGCGCAGACCTGCCGGCAACGGTTCTCCCGCATATCCTGCGCGGCGTGGCACTGCTCGGCATTGATTCCGTTATGGCACCGATGCCCAAACGGATCCGTGCATGGCAGACCCTGGCCCAACACCTGAAAACAGAAAGGATCGGGACATTGGCGAGGATCGAGCCCTTCTCCGAGCTTACGAGCCTCGCTCAGGATATCGTGGAGGGCAAAATCAGGGGGCGTGTCGTAGTCAAAATCGCACCGTAA
- a CDS encoding EAL domain-containing protein, which yields MSLAEDERLNLLYEASILDTPPTTEFDAIVRLACSMFDMPMALVSFVDEHRQWFKARQGFPLKEAPREHSFCGYVVETGSPLVVEDASRDSRFCGNTFVRDYSVQFYAGVPLSEGETCYGGFCVLDTKIRRFSDRDLEQLHSLASVVMGLVREHRQQSQLKEQQRELELKQARFEQTERSAKVGGFEMDLSTGAIVWSDQIYRTVGLPIGKRMTSEEVIGCYAPEERDSVRRRIRDVLNGTGAGIDREYRIVTPEGEERWIRVVSDIEHLHGEPRRLFGIVQDVSEKVRYEQRLLRAANADPLTGLANRAAYNAHMQRLAAADASSIGLLLIDVDRLKQINDTLGHATGDLLLKGVASRLDERLGKRGKVFRLGGDEFCVILEAPANARGMRSLARHLIEYIGRPLEVGGSTINAVITLGGAISEDEMDAATLSQNADFALYHAKETRRGSYVHYHPSLRSTIAHRIQIVREVEQALTEHRMVPHYQPLVRCADGQVWAFEALVRMQRPDGSTVSAAQFHEAFTDSSVSHHITTQMLEHVATDIRNWMDRGLDFGRVGLNVSASDFMRGDLEMRIVAAFASRGIPLDKLVLEVTETVFLQGLEDTVATTLQRLRKKGLAVALDDFGTGYASLTHLRSLPVDIIKIDKSFIDTMLDDESSLAIVELVLNLAQKLKMKVTAEGVETHRQAICLLEMGCTTLQGYLFSKPMGREDVGRYLSALKPHLIGNSERTQEGLCLLG from the coding sequence ATGTCACTTGCAGAAGACGAGAGGCTGAACCTTCTTTACGAAGCAAGCATTCTCGATACGCCGCCGACGACGGAATTCGACGCTATCGTACGTCTTGCCTGCAGCATGTTCGATATGCCGATGGCGTTGGTTTCGTTTGTCGATGAGCACCGGCAATGGTTCAAGGCCCGGCAGGGCTTTCCTTTGAAAGAGGCGCCGCGCGAGCATTCCTTTTGCGGCTACGTCGTGGAAACAGGTTCTCCGCTCGTCGTTGAAGATGCCAGCAGAGACTCCCGTTTTTGCGGAAACACTTTCGTCAGAGACTATTCCGTCCAGTTCTATGCGGGGGTTCCGCTTTCGGAAGGGGAGACGTGTTACGGCGGCTTTTGTGTCCTCGACACCAAGATCCGCCGCTTCAGCGATCGGGATCTCGAACAGCTCCATAGTTTGGCGAGCGTCGTCATGGGCCTTGTCCGGGAGCATCGCCAGCAAAGCCAGCTGAAGGAGCAGCAACGTGAACTGGAGTTGAAGCAGGCGCGGTTCGAACAAACCGAGCGCTCTGCCAAGGTCGGTGGTTTCGAGATGGACCTTAGCACCGGTGCGATCGTCTGGTCTGATCAGATATACCGCACAGTGGGATTGCCGATCGGTAAACGCATGACTTCGGAGGAGGTGATCGGCTGCTATGCTCCCGAAGAACGTGACAGCGTCAGGCGCAGGATCCGCGACGTTCTGAATGGGACAGGCGCCGGCATTGACAGAGAATATCGCATTGTCACGCCAGAAGGCGAGGAACGATGGATTCGCGTCGTGAGCGATATCGAACACCTGCATGGTGAGCCAAGACGTCTGTTCGGCATCGTTCAGGATGTTTCCGAAAAAGTGCGCTATGAGCAACGTCTGCTCCGGGCGGCAAACGCCGATCCCCTTACCGGCCTTGCAAACCGGGCGGCCTACAATGCGCATATGCAGAGACTCGCAGCGGCGGACGCTTCTTCGATCGGTTTGTTGCTGATCGACGTCGATCGTTTGAAGCAAATCAACGACACCCTCGGTCATGCAACCGGTGACCTGCTGTTGAAAGGCGTGGCGTCACGTCTGGACGAGCGCCTCGGGAAGCGTGGAAAGGTATTTCGCCTCGGCGGTGATGAGTTCTGCGTTATCCTGGAAGCACCCGCAAACGCGCGGGGCATGCGTTCACTGGCGCGACATCTGATCGAATATATAGGCCGCCCGCTGGAGGTCGGTGGGTCGACGATAAATGCGGTGATAACCTTGGGCGGTGCGATTTCAGAAGATGAAATGGATGCGGCGACACTGTCGCAAAACGCGGACTTCGCGCTCTACCACGCCAAGGAAACACGGCGCGGCAGCTACGTCCACTATCACCCCAGCCTGCGTTCGACGATCGCCCACCGCATTCAGATCGTCCGGGAGGTGGAACAGGCACTCACGGAACATCGGATGGTGCCGCACTATCAGCCGCTCGTTCGCTGTGCTGACGGTCAGGTATGGGCGTTTGAAGCGCTTGTGAGAATGCAGCGCCCGGACGGCTCAACCGTGTCGGCGGCGCAATTTCATGAGGCATTCACGGACTCGAGCGTGTCTCATCACATCACGACGCAAATGCTGGAGCATGTTGCGACCGATATCCGTAACTGGATGGACCGCGGGCTGGATTTCGGGCGGGTCGGGCTGAATGTCAGCGCCTCGGACTTCATGAGGGGCGATCTGGAAATGAGGATTGTTGCCGCGTTTGCGTCGCGAGGCATCCCGCTGGACAAACTGGTACTTGAAGTGACCGAAACTGTGTTCCTGCAGGGCTTGGAAGACACCGTTGCAACAACGCTGCAGCGTTTGCGGAAAAAAGGTCTGGCTGTAGCGCTCGATGACTTTGGGACGGGCTATGCGTCACTGACGCATTTGCGAAGCCTGCCCGTCGATATCATCAAGATTGACAAAAGCTTTATCGACACCATGCTTGACGATGAATCGAGCCTCGCAATCGTTGAACTGGTGCTCAATCTGGCCCAGAAGCTTAAAATGAAGGTCACCGCGGAAGGTGTGGAGACCCACCGGCAGGCAATATGCTTGCTGGAAATGGGCTGTACCACCCTTCAAGGTTATTTGTTCAGCAAGCCGATGGGCCGCGAAGACGTCGGCAGATACCTATCTGCATTGAAACCACATCTCATCGGGAACTCCGAACGGACGCAGGAGGGCCTTTGCCTTCTCGGATAG
- a CDS encoding FadR/GntR family transcriptional regulator: MTLKFDEVVRAGIAKQVAENIKSAIMDGRLKIDERLPTEEDLARSFGISRPTVREALKRLAAQNLIHSRRGPLGGNFVKRPDPEGLSKAITAAATLLVGIGAFDIDEIITARLETETICCKLACENHGAVDLERMAAEIEIQRDETISDEDFCASDVRFHRALVDSTCNGPLKLMMYTVIESFIPITNMIVFRVRERRKVAGFHRQIMEAVAKRDTETATRALADLLAYIRNSYATAMDARDRMKAASQT, encoded by the coding sequence ATGACGTTGAAATTTGATGAGGTCGTGAGGGCTGGCATCGCCAAGCAGGTTGCGGAGAACATAAAGTCCGCGATTATGGATGGCCGCCTGAAGATCGACGAGCGGCTTCCCACGGAAGAGGATCTCGCGAGAAGCTTCGGCATATCGCGGCCGACCGTGCGCGAGGCGCTGAAACGTCTGGCAGCGCAAAACCTCATCCATTCAAGGCGCGGCCCGCTCGGCGGGAACTTCGTCAAGCGCCCGGATCCGGAAGGGCTTTCCAAGGCGATCACCGCAGCAGCAACCCTTCTTGTCGGCATCGGCGCCTTCGATATCGACGAGATCATTACGGCCCGCCTTGAGACGGAGACGATCTGCTGCAAGCTCGCCTGCGAAAATCACGGCGCTGTCGATCTGGAGCGAATGGCGGCGGAGATCGAGATCCAGCGCGACGAGACGATCAGTGACGAGGACTTCTGTGCATCCGACGTGCGCTTTCATCGCGCGCTGGTGGATTCCACCTGCAATGGCCCGCTGAAGCTGATGATGTACACGGTGATCGAGTCCTTCATCCCCATCACCAACATGATCGTGTTCCGGGTTCGCGAGCGCCGCAAGGTCGCTGGCTTTCACCGGCAGATCATGGAGGCCGTCGCCAAGCGCGACACCGAGACGGCGACAAGGGCATTGGCGGACCTGCTGGCCTACATTCGCAACAGCTACGCAACCGCGATGGACGCACGCGACAGGATGAAGGCCGCGTCGCAGACCTGA
- a CDS encoding FAD-binding oxidoreductase, with protein sequence MGGSTGRAEIARDACASVGRHAELLRRLNGRIGSKAVLAGDDVGDGYRGDATDERGERPIIVFRPAATAEVSAILAECNRLGQPVVLQGGRTGLAGGARPHVGEVSLSLERMVNLSPVDENAATIIAEAGVTLQSVQEAAAGCGLFFGVDIGARGTSTVGGNVATNAGGIRVLRYGMYRSQVLGLEVVLADGSVLTSLKGLPKDNSGFDLNQLFVGSEGVLGVVTRACLRLHPEPRSQANAFCGLPSLGAAIALLKHLRSALGPSLSAFEVIFPSVYEGVLSLTGAQPPVAAGAGMYALVEMQGQDEAGDQERFSEALMACYESGIVTDVAVSGSLREYHAIWKLREAASDFIFSMDHVSGFDVSLPLSKVQAFLDASSDEIAAADPNAEIYVFGHLGDGNLHFLVRTHHRERIADITLSAVIRADGAISAEHGIGLEKKKWLPLARSAAEMNAMRRLKAAFDPNSILNPGRVFDMPAPGVPERA encoded by the coding sequence TTGGGCGGATCGACTGGTCGGGCGGAGATCGCCCGAGATGCCTGTGCGTCTGTCGGCCGGCATGCAGAATTGCTGCGCCGTCTGAACGGGAGGATCGGTAGTAAGGCCGTTCTCGCTGGCGACGACGTCGGCGACGGCTATCGTGGTGACGCAACCGACGAGCGCGGTGAGCGCCCGATCATTGTTTTCCGGCCCGCCGCTACGGCGGAAGTGTCGGCTATACTTGCAGAATGCAATCGTCTGGGTCAGCCCGTCGTCCTCCAAGGCGGCAGGACGGGCCTTGCTGGCGGGGCGAGGCCTCATGTCGGCGAAGTGTCGCTTTCGCTTGAGCGAATGGTGAACCTGTCGCCGGTGGATGAGAATGCCGCCACCATCATCGCAGAGGCCGGTGTTACGCTTCAGTCGGTACAGGAGGCTGCGGCAGGCTGCGGGCTGTTTTTCGGCGTCGATATCGGCGCGCGCGGCACGTCCACGGTTGGCGGTAATGTTGCCACCAATGCGGGCGGTATTCGTGTCCTGCGCTATGGCATGTACCGGTCCCAGGTTCTGGGGCTTGAGGTTGTGCTGGCGGACGGCTCCGTGCTGACCAGCTTGAAGGGATTGCCCAAGGACAATTCGGGCTTCGATCTCAATCAACTCTTCGTCGGAAGCGAAGGTGTGCTTGGCGTGGTCACGCGGGCCTGTTTGCGGCTGCATCCTGAGCCGCGGTCGCAAGCGAATGCCTTTTGCGGATTGCCGTCGTTAGGTGCCGCTATTGCCCTTCTAAAGCATTTGCGTTCTGCACTCGGCCCGTCGCTGTCGGCCTTCGAAGTGATTTTTCCGAGTGTTTATGAGGGGGTTCTGTCGCTGACCGGTGCTCAGCCTCCTGTTGCGGCAGGTGCCGGGATGTACGCCCTTGTGGAGATGCAGGGGCAGGACGAGGCCGGCGATCAGGAGCGTTTTTCCGAAGCGCTTATGGCTTGCTACGAAAGCGGAATCGTGACGGACGTGGCTGTTTCGGGATCGCTGCGCGAGTATCACGCAATCTGGAAACTTCGCGAGGCTGCCAGCGACTTCATCTTCTCGATGGACCACGTCTCCGGCTTCGATGTCAGCCTGCCTTTGTCCAAGGTACAGGCCTTCCTTGATGCTTCCAGCGACGAGATCGCCGCCGCCGATCCGAATGCCGAGATCTATGTTTTCGGCCATCTCGGCGATGGCAATTTGCATTTTCTTGTCCGCACGCATCATCGTGAGCGGATCGCCGACATAACTCTTTCTGCCGTGATCCGTGCCGATGGCGCGATTTCCGCCGAGCACGGAATTGGCCTTGAGAAGAAGAAGTGGTTGCCTCTGGCGCGAAGTGCCGCCGAGATGAATGCCATGCGCCGCCTGAAGGCCGCCTTCGATCCCAACAGTATTCTCAATCCCGGCCGGGTTTTCGACATGCCGGCGCCGGGCGTGCCGGAGCGTGCATAG